Proteins encoded within one genomic window of Amycolatopsis nigrescens CSC17Ta-90:
- a CDS encoding PmoA family protein, with protein MSERITVTHRHGERVGVAAAGTELMSYVYAPDPVAYESRKPYAHPLRTLAGRRVSGYRPHDHRWHKGLQLAASHLSGQNFWGGHSYVPGNWYQDLPWLIGSMRHDCFEQFDVTPHSLGLGERLTWLANDGEPWADELRDLVVHSVEPDEGAWALDWSIELTNTRDVPLEFGSPAAAGRELAGYTGLCWRGPRDFGGGEVLAPDGRGGEEMMGGQSPWLAFVGEHDEIDAHSTLIFAHAPENERSIHESHWFVRSHGTPMVAFSWAFFEEFELAPGESFGYRYRVVIADGAWDRDRISRYLETHPFQEA; from the coding sequence GTGAGCGAGCGGATCACCGTCACCCACCGGCACGGCGAGCGGGTCGGCGTCGCCGCGGCCGGCACCGAGCTGATGTCCTATGTGTACGCACCGGACCCGGTCGCCTACGAGTCCCGGAAGCCCTACGCGCACCCGCTGCGCACGCTGGCCGGCCGCCGGGTGAGCGGGTACCGGCCGCACGACCACCGCTGGCACAAGGGGCTGCAGCTGGCCGCCAGCCACCTGTCCGGACAGAACTTCTGGGGCGGGCACAGCTATGTGCCGGGCAACTGGTACCAGGACCTGCCCTGGCTGATCGGCTCGATGCGGCACGACTGCTTCGAGCAGTTCGACGTGACGCCCCACTCCCTCGGCCTCGGCGAACGGCTCACCTGGCTCGCCAACGACGGAGAGCCGTGGGCGGACGAACTTCGTGACCTGGTGGTGCATTCGGTCGAACCGGACGAGGGCGCTTGGGCGCTGGACTGGTCGATCGAGCTGACCAACACGCGGGACGTGCCGCTGGAGTTCGGCAGCCCGGCCGCGGCGGGCCGGGAACTGGCCGGTTACACCGGGCTGTGCTGGCGCGGCCCGCGTGACTTCGGCGGTGGCGAGGTGCTCGCCCCGGACGGCCGTGGTGGCGAGGAGATGATGGGCGGGCAGTCGCCGTGGCTGGCCTTCGTCGGCGAGCATGACGAGATCGACGCGCATTCCACCCTGATCTTCGCGCACGCGCCGGAGAACGAGCGGTCGATCCACGAGTCGCACTGGTTCGTGCGCTCCCACGGCACCCCGATGGTGGCCTTTTCCTGGGCCTTCTTCGAGGAGTTCGAGCTGGCGCCCGGAGAGAGCTTCGGCTACCGGTACCGGGTGGTGATCGCGGACGGGGCTTGGGACCGCGACCGGATCTCGCGGTACCTCGAGACCCACCCCTTCCAGGAGGCGTGA
- a CDS encoding cupin domain-containing protein, translating to MDEFPLPGAIGLSHVRAYEWLAEDGVCGGSPHLHLACTEAYVVTGGRGAVQTLSADGYDQTELEAGVIAWFSPGTVHRMVRREDLAITVLMQNSGLPEAGDAVFTFPPEVLADPAAYAEAAALPAKQGPAAEAAARRRRDLAVQGFLELRAALVSGDFAPLREFHRAAAALVAPKLAEWVPKWRAGALAAAERTGAQLTALAAGDFSHLAEAGVRVATPSRRGGFGMCGRRDEYEIDGG from the coding sequence ATGGACGAGTTCCCGTTGCCAGGAGCCATCGGGCTGTCGCACGTGCGGGCCTACGAATGGCTGGCCGAGGACGGCGTGTGCGGCGGCAGCCCGCATCTGCACCTGGCCTGCACCGAGGCGTACGTGGTCACCGGTGGCCGCGGCGCGGTGCAGACGCTCAGCGCGGACGGCTACGACCAGACCGAGCTGGAGGCCGGGGTGATCGCCTGGTTCTCGCCGGGCACCGTGCACCGGATGGTGCGGCGCGAGGACCTGGCGATCACCGTGCTGATGCAGAACAGCGGCCTGCCCGAGGCCGGCGACGCGGTGTTCACCTTCCCGCCGGAGGTGCTCGCCGACCCGGCGGCCTACGCCGAGGCGGCCGCGCTGCCCGCTAAACAGGGCCCGGCCGCGGAAGCCGCCGCGCGGCGGCGCAGAGACCTTGCCGTACAAGGTTTCCTGGAGCTGCGCGCGGCGCTGGTGTCCGGTGACTTCGCACCGCTGCGCGAGTTCCACCGCGCGGCGGCGGCGCTGGTCGCGCCGAAGCTCGCCGAGTGGGTGCCGAAGTGGCGGGCCGGCGCGCTGGCCGCGGCCGAACGCACCGGCGCGCAGCTCACCGCGCTCGCCGCCGGTGACTTCTCGCATCTGGCCGAAGCCGGGGTGCGGGTGGCCACCCCGTCGCGACGAGGCGGTTTCGGCATGTGCGGCCGTCGCGACGAATACGAGATCGACGGCGGCTAG
- a CDS encoding PQQ-dependent sugar dehydrogenase, whose amino-acid sequence MRTRCHRTSRRPLALLAAGALLLTSCASFEDRGTGQTFAPAPQLTPQAGPEPRLPGEDGGVADRPPSSRAPQTSIPPPQGCTDFDRAVIETCLDTVSSVAALPGSASEPSALAGERRSGRLLRVAPDSDPTELAKIEVDASGDGGLTAIALSPSYAEDQLVFAYITTATDNRVVRIAPGEPPKPVLTGIPKGASGNHGALLGDGKGALLVATGDAGDPANAARADSLAGKVLRIDTAGKPAADNPVASSPVLASGLHTPGGLCKSSDGSRLWVTDRTPDKDLLFRIQPGTSLALPTWTWPDKPGLAGCADGESQLVINAATAGNMQSLPITPDGSVGGKPSVSMDGKNGPSYGRLAGLDPIDDKLAFAGTVNKDGGQPVSSDDRVVVVQRQPSPGGGGKD is encoded by the coding sequence GTGCGTACCAGGTGTCACAGGACCTCGCGCCGGCCGCTGGCCCTGCTGGCGGCCGGTGCGCTGTTGCTGACCTCCTGCGCTTCGTTCGAGGACAGGGGCACCGGCCAGACCTTCGCCCCGGCGCCCCAGCTGACCCCGCAGGCCGGGCCGGAGCCCCGGCTGCCCGGTGAGGACGGCGGCGTTGCCGACCGCCCGCCGTCCAGCCGCGCGCCGCAGACATCCATTCCTCCTCCGCAGGGCTGCACCGACTTCGACCGGGCCGTGATCGAGACCTGCCTGGACACGGTCTCCAGCGTGGCCGCGCTGCCCGGTTCCGCCAGCGAGCCCAGCGCACTGGCCGGGGAACGCCGGAGCGGGCGGCTGCTGCGCGTCGCACCGGATAGCGACCCTACCGAGCTTGCCAAGATCGAGGTGGACGCGAGCGGGGACGGCGGGCTGACCGCGATCGCGCTCTCTCCCAGCTACGCCGAGGACCAGCTTGTCTTCGCCTACATCACCACCGCGACCGACAACCGGGTGGTCCGGATCGCGCCGGGCGAGCCGCCGAAGCCGGTGCTGACCGGGATTCCCAAGGGCGCCTCCGGCAACCACGGCGCGCTGCTGGGTGACGGCAAGGGCGCGCTGCTGGTGGCCACCGGCGACGCCGGCGACCCGGCCAACGCGGCCAGGGCCGACTCGCTGGCCGGCAAGGTGCTGCGCATCGACACCGCCGGTAAACCGGCCGCGGACAACCCGGTCGCAAGTTCCCCGGTGCTCGCCTCCGGGCTGCACACCCCCGGCGGGCTGTGCAAATCGTCGGACGGTTCCCGGCTCTGGGTGACCGACCGCACCCCGGACAAGGACCTGCTCTTCCGCATCCAGCCCGGCACCTCACTGGCCTTGCCGACCTGGACCTGGCCGGACAAACCCGGTCTCGCCGGCTGCGCGGACGGGGAGAGCCAGCTGGTCATCAACGCCGCCACGGCGGGGAACATGCAGAGCCTGCCGATCACCCCGGACGGCTCGGTCGGCGGCAAGCCGAGCGTCTCGATGGACGGCAAGAACGGCCCCAGCTACGGCAGGCTCGCCGGGCTGGACCCGATCGACGACAAGCTGGCCTTCGCCGGCACCGTGAACAAGGACGGCGGCCAGCCGGTGTCCAGCGACGACCGGGTGGTCGTGGTGCAGCGCCAGCCCTCGCCCGGCGGTGGCGGCAAGGACTGA
- a CDS encoding 2-hydroxyacid dehydrogenase encodes MTVTVLVPDDDGVAALGELAGVRAVRYRWSDPLPPEAAEADVLIPGFNPADADAEFFAAMPKLKLIQLLSAGADDWVDVVPDGVLLCTCRGAHGGSTAEWVVAMLLTVYRELGSFAAAQEARLWDRHATDTLQDKRVLVVGAGDTGRQLRRRLEAFDARATMVGLNAREGVHGVQELPELIGGHDAVALMVPLTSRTTGMVDAKFLAAMPDGAVLVNAARGRVVDTDALLAELSSGRLRAAVDATDPEPLPADHPLWTAPGLIVTPHVAGAARGGLRRSYAVAAEEIAVYASGELPNNLVHGEY; translated from the coding sequence ATGACGGTTACCGTGCTGGTCCCGGATGACGACGGCGTGGCCGCGCTCGGCGAGCTCGCCGGCGTGCGTGCGGTGCGCTATCGCTGGAGCGACCCGCTGCCCCCGGAGGCGGCGGAAGCCGACGTGCTGATCCCCGGGTTCAACCCGGCCGACGCGGACGCGGAATTCTTCGCCGCGATGCCGAAACTCAAGCTCATCCAGCTGCTTTCGGCCGGTGCGGACGACTGGGTGGACGTCGTTCCGGACGGGGTGCTGCTCTGCACCTGCCGTGGCGCGCACGGCGGCAGCACCGCGGAGTGGGTGGTGGCGATGCTGCTCACGGTGTACCGGGAGCTCGGCTCGTTCGCGGCCGCACAGGAGGCACGGCTCTGGGACCGGCACGCCACCGACACCCTGCAGGACAAACGGGTGCTGGTGGTCGGTGCGGGTGATACCGGGAGGCAGCTTCGGCGGCGGCTTGAGGCTTTCGACGCCCGCGCCACGATGGTCGGGCTGAACGCCCGCGAGGGCGTGCACGGGGTGCAGGAACTGCCGGAGCTGATCGGCGGGCACGACGCGGTCGCGCTGATGGTGCCGCTGACCTCCCGGACCACGGGCATGGTGGACGCGAAGTTCCTGGCCGCGATGCCGGACGGGGCGGTGCTGGTGAACGCGGCCCGCGGCCGGGTGGTGGACACCGACGCGCTGCTCGCCGAACTGAGCTCGGGCCGGCTGCGGGCGGCGGTGGACGCCACCGACCCGGAGCCGCTGCCCGCCGACCACCCGCTGTGGACGGCGCCGGGCCTGATCGTCACCCCGCACGTGGCCGGCGCGGCCCGTGGCGGATTACGCCGCTCCTATGCCGTCGCCGCCGAGGAGATCGCCGTCTACGCCAGCGGCGAACTGCCGAACAACCTGGTGCACGGCGAGTACTGA
- a CDS encoding DoxX family protein — MSIHDEESKNRGMFDDTASSTAQTTVIPDLGAEPDERADTPTRWHGGLDFGLLVLRVVLGGTMGAHGLQKIFGLFNGPGIDGFAKVLEGYGFTSQTTLLSWVTGLTEIGGGGLLVLGLFTPLGAAGILGLTSSIVYVKAHTGFFNGAGVGFEYELLLGTVALVLLFTGSGRLALDVNTPWRRKPLGFGIFGFLLAAAAAVLVLVLFR, encoded by the coding sequence GTGAGCATTCACGACGAAGAGTCCAAGAACCGCGGCATGTTCGACGACACCGCCTCGTCCACCGCGCAGACCACCGTGATCCCCGATCTCGGTGCCGAGCCGGACGAGCGGGCCGACACCCCGACCCGCTGGCACGGCGGTCTCGACTTCGGCCTGCTGGTGCTGCGGGTGGTGCTGGGCGGCACGATGGGCGCGCACGGCCTGCAGAAGATCTTCGGCCTGTTCAACGGCCCCGGCATCGACGGTTTCGCCAAGGTGCTCGAGGGCTACGGGTTCACCAGCCAGACCACCCTGCTGTCCTGGGTCACCGGGCTCACCGAGATCGGTGGCGGCGGGCTGCTGGTGCTGGGCCTGTTCACCCCGCTCGGCGCGGCCGGCATCCTCGGGCTCACCTCGAGCATCGTGTACGTCAAGGCGCACACCGGCTTCTTCAACGGTGCCGGCGTCGGCTTCGAGTACGAGCTGCTGCTCGGCACGGTGGCGCTGGTCCTGCTGTTCACCGGATCCGGCAGGCTGGCCCTGGACGTGAACACCCCGTGGCGGCGCAAACCGCTCGGCTTCGGCATCTTCGGCTTCCTCCTAGCCGCCGCTGCCGCCGTCCTCGTCCTCGTCCTGTTCCGCTAG
- the ilvD gene encoding dihydroxy-acid dehydratase produces MPALRSRTTTHGRNAAGARSLWRATGMTDSDFGKPIVAIANSYTQFVPGHVHLKDLGEIVADAVAEAGGVAREFHTIAVDDGIAMGHSGMLYSLPSREIIADSVEYMVNAHQADALVCISNCDKITPGMLNAAMRLNIPTVFVSGGPMEAGKAVVVEGVAQAPTDLITAISASANQAVDEDGLSIVERSACPTCGSCSGMFTANSMNCLTEALGLSLPGNGSTLATHAARRDLFTGAGRTVVELCQRWYGADDESALPRSIANKEAFENAMALDMAMGGSTNTVLHILAAAQEGEIEFTIDDIDAIGRRVPCLSKVAPNSDYHMEDVHRAGGIPAILGELYRGGLLNTGVHSVHSPDLDSWLSAWDIRADSPSTQAVELFHAAPGGVRTTKAFSTTNRWSSLDTDAAGGCVRDIEHAYTVDGGLAILRGNLAEDGAVIKSAGIDESLWHFQGPARVLESQEDAVSAILGKKIQPGEVLVVRYEGPAGGPGMQEMLHPTAFLKGSGLGKKCALITDGRFSGGSSGISVGHISPEAAAGGTIGLVRDGDQILLDVRERRLDLLVDADVLAERRAKMEASERPWQPAERQRPVTSALRAYARMATSADKGAVRDVGK; encoded by the coding sequence GTGCCCGCACTGCGCTCCCGCACCACCACCCACGGCCGCAACGCCGCCGGTGCCCGCTCCCTGTGGCGCGCCACCGGGATGACCGACAGCGACTTCGGCAAGCCGATCGTGGCGATCGCCAACTCCTACACCCAGTTCGTGCCGGGGCACGTGCACCTCAAGGACCTCGGCGAGATCGTCGCCGATGCGGTCGCCGAGGCCGGTGGCGTCGCCCGCGAGTTCCACACCATCGCGGTGGACGACGGGATCGCCATGGGGCACAGCGGGATGCTCTACTCGCTGCCATCGCGGGAGATCATCGCCGATTCGGTGGAGTACATGGTCAACGCGCACCAGGCGGACGCGCTGGTGTGCATCTCGAACTGCGACAAGATCACTCCCGGCATGCTGAACGCCGCGATGCGGCTGAACATCCCGACCGTGTTCGTCTCCGGCGGGCCGATGGAGGCCGGCAAGGCGGTGGTCGTGGAGGGGGTCGCGCAGGCGCCGACCGACCTGATCACCGCGATCTCGGCCTCGGCGAACCAGGCCGTCGACGAGGACGGGCTGTCCATTGTGGAGCGCTCTGCCTGCCCGACCTGCGGGTCCTGCTCCGGGATGTTCACCGCGAACTCGATGAACTGCCTCACCGAGGCGCTCGGGCTCTCGCTGCCTGGCAACGGGTCCACCCTGGCCACGCACGCCGCGCGCCGCGACCTGTTCACCGGCGCCGGGCGCACCGTGGTCGAGCTGTGCCAGCGCTGGTACGGCGCGGACGACGAAAGCGCGCTGCCCCGGTCGATCGCGAACAAGGAGGCCTTCGAGAACGCGATGGCGCTGGACATGGCGATGGGCGGCTCGACGAACACCGTGCTGCACATCCTGGCCGCCGCGCAGGAGGGTGAGATCGAGTTCACCATCGACGACATCGACGCGATCGGCCGCCGGGTCCCGTGCCTGTCCAAAGTGGCGCCCAACTCGGACTACCACATGGAGGACGTGCACCGGGCCGGCGGCATTCCGGCCATCCTCGGCGAGCTGTACCGGGGCGGCCTGCTCAACACCGGCGTGCACTCGGTGCACTCGCCGGATCTGGACTCGTGGCTGTCCGCCTGGGACATCCGCGCTGACTCGCCGAGCACGCAGGCGGTGGAGCTGTTCCACGCCGCGCCCGGCGGAGTGCGCACCACCAAGGCGTTCTCCACCACCAACCGCTGGTCCTCATTGGACACCGACGCGGCCGGCGGCTGCGTCCGCGACATCGAGCACGCGTACACGGTGGACGGCGGGCTGGCCATCCTGCGCGGCAACCTCGCCGAGGACGGCGCGGTGATCAAGTCCGCCGGGATCGACGAGTCGCTGTGGCACTTCCAGGGCCCGGCCAGGGTGCTGGAAAGCCAGGAGGACGCCGTCTCCGCGATCCTCGGCAAGAAGATCCAGCCCGGTGAGGTGCTGGTGGTCCGCTACGAGGGGCCGGCCGGCGGGCCGGGCATGCAGGAGATGCTGCACCCGACCGCCTTCCTCAAGGGCTCCGGGCTCGGCAAGAAGTGCGCGCTGATCACCGATGGCCGGTTCTCCGGCGGGTCGTCCGGGATCTCGGTCGGGCACATCTCGCCGGAGGCCGCCGCGGGCGGCACCATCGGACTGGTGCGCGACGGCGACCAGATCCTGCTCGACGTGCGCGAGCGACGGCTGGACCTGCTCGTGGACGCCGACGTGCTGGCCGAGCGCCGGGCGAAGATGGAGGCCAGCGAGCGGCCGTGGCAGCCCGCCGAACGCCAGCGCCCGGTCACCTCCGCGCTGCGCGCCTACGCCCGCATGGCCACCTCCGCCGACAAGGGCGCCGTCCGCGACGTCGGCAAGTAA
- a CDS encoding calcium-binding protein, with product MRKYIYKTLAFGAVLSSPLLFVAVADAVPAGTVVQKTGGTLSVTAAAGAENNITVHVVGGTFRISDTGDTLTAAGTCQVLDDDTVSCPVPGTTEFLVDTGDLNDVVIANFDYYGATLEGGAGDDRLVGGGGNDSVGGGAGNDSLDGGAGNDTLGGGNGTDEIFGGGGNDSVDGGGAGDEVFGGAGNDTLDGGGGDDELNGGVGNDSLDGASGNDRIIGGGGVDMHVGGQGNDRLDGVDGVRSNDQVDGGAGTDTCAADSGDTISNCP from the coding sequence ATGCGTAAATACATCTACAAAACCCTTGCGTTCGGTGCGGTGCTGTCGAGCCCGCTGCTGTTCGTGGCGGTCGCGGACGCCGTACCGGCCGGCACGGTGGTGCAGAAGACCGGCGGCACGCTGAGCGTCACCGCCGCGGCCGGGGCCGAGAACAACATCACCGTGCACGTGGTCGGCGGCACCTTCCGGATCAGCGACACCGGCGACACCCTCACCGCGGCCGGCACCTGCCAGGTGCTCGACGACGACACGGTGAGCTGCCCGGTGCCGGGTACCACCGAGTTCCTGGTGGACACCGGCGACCTGAACGACGTGGTGATCGCGAACTTCGACTACTACGGCGCCACGCTGGAAGGCGGCGCCGGCGACGACCGACTGGTCGGCGGAGGTGGCAACGACAGCGTCGGCGGCGGTGCCGGGAACGATTCGCTGGACGGCGGTGCCGGCAACGACACGCTCGGCGGCGGCAACGGCACCGACGAGATCTTCGGCGGCGGCGGCAACGACAGCGTGGACGGTGGCGGCGCCGGCGACGAGGTGTTCGGCGGTGCCGGCAACGACACGCTGGACGGCGGCGGCGGGGACGACGAACTCAACGGCGGTGTCGGAAATGATTCACTGGACGGCGCCAGCGGCAATGACCGGATAATCGGTGGCGGCGGCGTGGATATGCATGTCGGCGGGCAGGGAAACGACCGGCTCGACGGCGTGGACGGCGTCCGATCGAATGATCAGGTGGACGGCGGCGCCGGTACCGATACCTGTGCCGCGGACTCCGGCGACACAATTTCGAATTGTCCCTGA
- a CDS encoding calcium-binding protein, whose protein sequence is MRSIRARMGVLAAVLAFAQVPLYGGLAVAEAAGTVVEKSRDVLVVTAAAGQKNDILIRRQGQSFVITDTGDTVTAVAPCRNETAGSATCPLPIEDIAVDAGDENDKVTLHPSVNLRGTLAGGDGEDQLEGGPGNDRLVGDGRPGTAFAGPGNDTLIGGPGNDTLDGLDGNDSIFGNAGNDTLIGGNGNDTIDGGNGNDSITGGSGNDTATGASGTDSVLGNDGTDDLAGGIGADTVNGGSGADSIAGDDGNDTLEGVDGVSGNDVLTGGVGLDACTADSGDFLNTCP, encoded by the coding sequence ATGCGCAGTATCCGGGCCCGGATGGGCGTGCTGGCGGCCGTGCTGGCCTTCGCGCAGGTGCCGCTCTACGGCGGGCTCGCCGTGGCCGAGGCGGCGGGCACGGTCGTGGAGAAGTCCCGTGACGTGCTGGTCGTCACGGCCGCGGCCGGCCAGAAGAACGACATCCTGATCCGCCGGCAGGGCCAGTCCTTCGTGATCACCGACACCGGGGACACGGTGACCGCGGTCGCGCCGTGCCGCAACGAGACCGCCGGTTCGGCCACCTGCCCGCTGCCGATCGAGGACATCGCGGTCGACGCCGGTGACGAGAACGACAAGGTGACCCTGCACCCCAGCGTCAACCTCAGGGGCACCCTGGCCGGCGGTGACGGGGAGGACCAGCTGGAAGGCGGACCCGGTAACGACCGGCTGGTCGGCGACGGGCGCCCCGGGACGGCCTTCGCCGGGCCGGGCAACGACACCCTGATCGGCGGCCCCGGTAACGACACACTGGACGGTCTGGACGGCAACGACTCCATCTTCGGCAACGCCGGCAACGACACGCTGATCGGTGGCAACGGCAACGACACCATCGACGGCGGCAACGGCAACGACAGCATCACCGGTGGTTCGGGCAACGACACCGCCACCGGCGCCAGCGGCACGGACAGCGTCCTCGGCAACGACGGCACGGACGACCTCGCCGGCGGAATCGGTGCGGACACGGTCAACGGTGGCTCCGGAGCCGACTCGATCGCCGGCGACGACGGCAACGACACGCTCGAAGGCGTGGACGGGGTGTCCGGCAACGACGTGCTCACCGGCGGGGTCGGGCTCGACGCCTGCACCGCGGACAGCGGCGACTTCCTGAACACCTGCCCGTAG
- a CDS encoding PH domain-containing protein has protein sequence MAEKTQRDQAEPGGTAVFRIPATALLAIMILVICVTPVAFGGVPGLQALYLVPLGLLLFVQRTRTTASRDGLAVRTMFGSREIPWAALKGLALTKKSKVRAVLTDDSQIQLPAVRTRHLPVLALVSGGKVPDPSGLTEEMTKQALAERAAEAEAAEQAENPEGAEKAAETAENSEAGDTAKAEGGSPSGEKPSSA, from the coding sequence ATGGCCGAAAAAACGCAGCGAGACCAGGCGGAACCAGGTGGCACCGCGGTCTTCCGCATTCCCGCCACGGCACTGCTCGCCATCATGATCCTGGTCATCTGCGTGACCCCGGTCGCATTCGGCGGGGTCCCCGGACTGCAGGCGCTGTACCTGGTGCCGCTCGGCCTGCTGCTGTTCGTGCAGCGGACCAGGACCACGGCCTCCCGCGACGGGCTGGCCGTGCGCACCATGTTCGGGTCGCGGGAAATCCCGTGGGCCGCCCTCAAAGGACTCGCGCTGACCAAGAAGTCGAAGGTGCGGGCGGTACTCACCGACGACAGCCAGATCCAACTGCCCGCGGTGCGCACCCGGCACCTGCCGGTGCTGGCACTGGTCAGCGGCGGCAAGGTGCCGGACCCGTCCGGGCTCACCGAGGAGATGACCAAGCAGGCGCTCGCCGAACGGGCCGCCGAAGCGGAAGCCGCGGAGCAGGCCGAGAACCCTGAGGGCGCAGAGAAGGCCGCAGAAACCGCGGAGAACTCAGAAGCCGGGGACACCGCGAAAGCCGAGGGCGGTTCGCCGTCCGGCGAGAAACCGTCCTCGGCCTGA
- a CDS encoding acetolactate synthase large subunit, producing the protein MTSATSRSEANAGATPTGATPPAASPSQLGARPKPGPPAGTPVRVTGAQSLVRSLEAVGAEVVFGIPGGTILPAYDPLLDSTKVRHVLVRHEQGAGHAATGYAQATGKVGVCMATSGPGATNLVTPLADANMDSVPLVAITGQQSRALIGTDAFQEADICGITLPITKHNFLVTDPAEIPRTIAEAFHLAATGRPGPVLVDIPKDVLQETTSFAWPPELRLPGYRPTLRPHGKQVREAARLIAASRRPVLYVGGGVIKAEASRELMELAEVTGIPVVTTLMARGAFPDSHRQHLGMPGMHGSVAAVAAMQRSDLLISLGARFDDRVTGQLDSFAPEATVVHADIDPAEISKNRKADVPIVGDCAEIITELIAAVRAEHSGAPDLAAWWTQIDSWRGTFPAGYEWPDDGTLSPQYVIERIGQLVGPDAVYTAGVGQHQMWAAQFIKYENPKSWINSGGLGTMGFAVPAAMGAKFGMPDKQVWAIDGDGCFQMTNQELATCAIEGAPIKVAVINNGNLGMVRQWQNLFYSERYSQTDLGTHKHRIPDFTLLAEALGCAGLRCETKEEVDKVIRRAMEINDRPVVIDFVVGKDAQVWPMVAAGTGNDEIMAARGIRPLFDDDEVAAEKRAEGEQ; encoded by the coding sequence ATGACAAGCGCCACCTCGCGATCGGAAGCGAACGCCGGCGCGACACCCACGGGTGCCACACCACCCGCGGCGTCGCCCAGCCAGCTCGGAGCCCGGCCCAAGCCGGGGCCGCCGGCCGGCACCCCGGTAAGGGTGACCGGTGCCCAGTCCCTCGTGCGCTCCCTCGAGGCCGTCGGCGCGGAGGTCGTGTTCGGCATTCCCGGCGGCACGATCCTGCCCGCCTACGACCCGCTGCTCGACTCGACCAAGGTCCGCCACGTGCTGGTGCGGCACGAACAGGGCGCGGGGCACGCGGCGACCGGATACGCGCAGGCGACCGGAAAGGTCGGCGTGTGCATGGCCACCTCCGGCCCCGGCGCGACGAACCTGGTCACCCCGCTGGCCGACGCGAACATGGACTCCGTCCCGCTGGTTGCGATCACCGGGCAGCAGTCCCGCGCGCTGATCGGCACGGACGCGTTCCAGGAAGCGGACATCTGCGGCATCACGCTGCCGATCACCAAGCACAACTTCCTGGTCACCGATCCGGCGGAGATCCCGCGCACCATCGCCGAGGCGTTCCACCTCGCCGCCACCGGCAGGCCGGGCCCGGTGCTGGTGGACATCCCCAAGGACGTGCTGCAGGAGACCACCTCCTTCGCTTGGCCGCCGGAGCTGCGGCTGCCCGGCTACCGGCCGACCCTGCGCCCGCACGGCAAGCAGGTCCGCGAGGCGGCCAGGCTGATCGCGGCCTCCCGGCGCCCGGTGCTCTACGTCGGCGGCGGGGTGATCAAGGCCGAGGCTTCGCGCGAGCTGATGGAACTGGCCGAGGTCACCGGCATTCCGGTGGTCACCACCCTGATGGCGCGTGGCGCGTTCCCGGACTCGCACCGCCAGCACCTCGGCATGCCGGGCATGCACGGTTCGGTCGCCGCGGTCGCCGCGATGCAGCGTTCGGACCTGCTGATCTCGCTCGGCGCCCGGTTCGACGACCGGGTCACCGGCCAGCTCGACTCGTTCGCGCCGGAGGCCACCGTGGTGCACGCGGACATCGACCCGGCGGAGATCTCCAAGAACCGCAAGGCGGACGTGCCGATCGTCGGGGACTGCGCGGAGATCATCACCGAGCTGATCGCCGCGGTGCGTGCGGAACACTCCGGCGCGCCGGATCTGGCCGCCTGGTGGACCCAGATCGACTCCTGGCGCGGCACCTTCCCGGCCGGTTACGAGTGGCCGGACGACGGCACGCTCTCCCCGCAGTACGTGATCGAGCGGATCGGGCAGCTGGTCGGGCCGGACGCCGTCTACACCGCGGGCGTCGGCCAGCATCAGATGTGGGCCGCGCAGTTCATCAAGTACGAGAACCCGAAGAGCTGGATCAACTCCGGTGGCCTCGGCACCATGGGCTTCGCGGTGCCGGCCGCGATGGGCGCCAAGTTCGGTATGCCGGACAAGCAGGTCTGGGCGATCGACGGCGACGGCTGCTTCCAGATGACCAACCAGGAACTGGCCACCTGCGCGATCGAAGGCGCGCCGATCAAGGTGGCCGTGATCAACAACGGCAACCTCGGCATGGTCCGGCAGTGGCAGAACCTGTTCTACTCGGAGCGCTACTCCCAGACCGATCTCGGCACGCACAAGCACCGCATCCCGGACTTCACCCTGCTCGCCGAGGCGCTCGGCTGCGCCGGCCTCCGCTGCGAGACCAAGGAAGAGGTCGACAAGGTGATCCGGCGGGCGATGGAGATCAACGACCGCCCCGTGGTGATCGATTTCGTGGTCGGCAAGGATGCACAGGTGTGGCCGATGGTCGCGGCGGGCACCGGCAACGACGAGATCATGGCCGCCAGGGGGATCCGCCCGCTCTTCGACGACGACGAGGTGGCGGCGGAGAAGCGCGCAGAGGGAGAACAGTGA